AGAAAAGGGTGGCAATAAGAAAGGCAAAGCAAACACTGTGAGACTTCCATCTAATCCGCAGTTACTGGAAGAATCCATGCTGAAATGTAGGAGCGTTCGGGACATTAGGAGGACTAGAAGATGATACGTCGTCGGAAATACCCTGCTGCTGTACTTGCACACCAGGTGCAAGGGTCGTTGCAGTATCGTTGGGAGGAATGCCTTGCTCCATCGGATTATGACGATGATGCATTCGATGATGTTCATTGGAATTTCCAATCATTGTTGCGTGCTGTGGCTGcgaagaggaagaatcGGCACTCGATCCTGTGCAAACTGCGTTACACCAATACTTATGGTAAGCCCATGCCTTGGATTGACACTCTTTAGAGCAGTACTTCGCTCTCTTGCAACGACGGCACTTGGCAAACTGCCGGGGCTCCGATTCCCATTTACCGCAGCCAAAGTAAGCGCACTGGCGACGGCCTCCTCTATTCTCATCTTTCCTGTTGAAGTTCCTTACAATCACTGATGACCAATAATTGATGTCCTTGCTGTACAGATGACGCACTGTAAACTTCTCCACAAGCGGAAAAATGTTCAACCGCTTTATAGGTCTAATATCATTATCAATGCACGCAGAAGCATAAGCAGGAGTAGCCAATTCATCCCAACTGTTCTCATAATCCCACTGCTTGTCATACGATTGCCTCTGGGATCGGTAAACTTGTCTGTTACGCATTCTAAGTTTGCTATACTCTCTGTGTGCAAATCGGGAAATATCCAAGGCgagtttttcaagtttAGAAGCCTCCATGAACTTTTCAGACTCGTTCAGAGTTTGATAGTACGATTTGAAAAGATCCGCATGATCTTTATCATATTCAGGAGATAATGCATGCGAAACAGATTCGGGAACTGTTTGAGGAGAAGGTTTTGAACTCTCATACTCATTGCTAAAATCAGGAAAAAGTAAGAAAGGATTGTCTAATGGCCTAGGCtcaacaaattcaaaaTAGTCACAATCATCAAATATCACGTCCTGCGAGCGGGTACCCGTATCACTCTCTAAAGGAGGAGGAATGCTATAATTACGCAGAGAAAGACCATTGACAATGTAAGTATTGGCCATCTCATAACGCAGAGTTGTGTATTTGGAGATAAACGCAAGGAGCTGAAGAGACCATATCACATCGTCTTCCTTCGGTATAAGAATGCCATTCTCAAACTCGCGCGGCACACTCTGgttcaatttctcttcaaacttcttcatgaaCGGCAGCTCTGTAGTCCAAGTAGAatccatcttcaacaagtttgaAATATCTTTATTTGTGGCCAACTGGCTTCCAAACACCACATCTGCCGTAAGATTTTGATACTCACATGCTAGCTCCTGTCCAATCAATCCGAGTCCATCTGCATTGTTCAATCTGTGAAGAAACTTAAGAAATTCAAGACATTTATACACTTTGCGATATTTTTCATCGACTTCTGATAGGTCCTTGCACTGTGATTTTGAGCATTTTTCAATACACTCATCTTTAGGACAACGATGCTTACCTATTTCAGCTTCGGTTTCCAGGATCGTCTGATTAGCTTGATCTAGCAAGCTGCGCACTTGACGAAACACTGTATTGACCTGAGAATCGGTTATTTCGTCGTTGATAACCACATCATCTGAGGGcactgaagatgattgtTGAGAAACAATAGGAACAACCGAGTTTGCTGCCattgcagcagcagcagcagtatTAATAGTACCTGTAGCCGTAGTTGTCGTGGCTGCCGTCACGTTCGAATAGTCAAAAGCATGAGAACCAAAACTGCTAGAATCATCAGACGCCGTGGAAACACCACCCACATTTTCTGATCCTGCAACTGTTACAGATGGAACTCCATCGTACACATCAGGCCGATagccattttcaaattgagaAACCCAAGCCATTCGACGAGTGATCAAATAATTGTCCAAGATGGTCGCTATAATGGGTAATATTCCTGCTTCAACAACCTTACGGCGCAGCTTCTCGTTACCACGAGTCCCCACCAATACAAGAGATTGAAATGCTAACACCCATTTCCAAGCAAAAACGCATTTTTCAGCGTCAGTCTGAGGATTCCGACACTCATAAAGAATATCAATCAACCTCTCCAAGCCTCCATCTTGAGACAGAGCTTCCCTaactttcaaagaggatgaagccAAAAATGTAAGGTGGTTCAAGGAGTTGACAAGGGGCTTATCCTCCGTGCAATCAAGAGCCCTTCGGTCATATAGTGTCGAAGTGATAGACACAGCAGCCTTGTTGGCCGAAACCGATTTATTGTTAGAGTCCCTCatgatgaaagatctaGGAACAAAGAATGTACAGTGCTTGTGGGAAACTGTATGATCAGATTCCTTTACAAATGTCAACACTCTGGTGGTCTGCTATGGAAggcgaaaaaaaaaaagactgatacaaaagaaaaattggGCGTTGTCACGAAAAACAACGACATTCTGAGGGCGATAGCCAACGGCTAGCGCGTATGAGTGCCGTGCAAGTGAGCCGAGAGGTGAGCCGTACGGCGATCCCGGTAACGGAGCTGAAGCGCGCGATAGCCGTTCCGTAAACGGCATTAGCTCAATACTAGTTGATGGTTATGTATGTTATATCTATCAATACTCACTATTTATCATCACACCCACAACTCCTTTCCAGCATCTCCCATATACTTGTTCAAATCTTCAACACGTTCGCTCCATTGggtcatcttcttcttcatgtTAACGATCTGATCTCTGGTCATTGTTCTTGGCTGGATCCAGTTGATTTCAACCTCTGACGACACCTGATTAATGTGTCCCTTAATCAATCCCAAACTCAAGCATTTCATCGTCAACCTCTCGACATCATCAGCATTTTTCAATAACGGTATCTCCTTTAGTAATTCACTGTACTTTACCGTTTTGCTGTTGGTTGGCTTGCTGAAAACGATCTCGATTAATGCCATGATACacatcttctgcttcaaaaACTCCACACTGTTGGAAAGTTCAGGGACTGACTGAACATCTGGCGAATCAAtgatctctttgaaacCAGTTAGGTCTCCGTTGTTTAAAGACAACACAAGATGCTTCAACCAATCGTCATCCTGTAGATATTGGAAGATCTCGTGCATGATAATCTCTCCAAAGTTGTAGATCTTATCTCCTAGCAAGCCACTAACACAGATATCTCTAACTATCTGCGTCTTGTTAGTTAGCTCATTCAAGTCAGTGATACAtgccaagaagagcagTGAACTGTAATAATAAGCACTGTAATCTCCATtaatcttcatcaactgGGCATTGGTTCGATAATAACTGGCATTGACACGATTATCAACAGAACTAAcaagatcatcaatttttttggaACTCTCATCAATAATTGTAGTGGCTTCATCCACGTTACCCATTTCCAGCTTAATTCTAGCCGTCTCTATCCTAACAAAAATATCAGCCTGTCTGACTTCGTTAAAGTTTacaccttcttctgcagAACCATTCTGTTGCTTCGATAAGACTGCGGTGATCTCTAGCTCTAAGCTATGCAAATATTCTAAAGAGTCCTCCAAACTACATTCTCCAATGGACAACAATAAGAATTCCACCAACTTCAACTGGCTGATCTTGTGGGCAAATGTGAAAACAAAGTTCTCGTAGAGCCGGAGACGAATAGGTTTTGAATTTTCATTCTTGTAGATGCTCTTGGTGAGTAATTCACTTAACTGATACCATAGTTTTCTTTCATAGAGATCTTCCAACTCGTAAAACGACCCAATTAGTTGTGTATCCTCTGTTGGTTCAATCTCCTCTCTGAGAGTAATCAACGCAGTAAGCGGATCAGAAACATCGACATCCATTTGCGACATGATCTAGTAGTTTatatgaagagaagaagagtagTTCACTTGAGCCCACTTGGTTCTTTACGGTCCTCCTCGcgactcttctttttttgccTTCTCTATACTTTCATGCTCACAAGTTTGTGCACATAAAATAATTTATGAAGGGAGATTTAAgttcaaaattttcatctAGCAGAAACAAGGGCCCATTTAATCTTATCTACTGCCATTAGATTGCCTGTGtttatctcttttttcaataGAATGTCGTCAAATCCACTTGAAAAAGTGGCCCCTAAACTTGTGGGATTGATCCGTCTTTCTTCGGCTCTAAATGCTAAGGATATTGACTTCTACAAGAGTATCGATAAGGGCATCAAACAGCATAGTGAAGAGACCAATGAGGAGATGATTACTTTGCTAAATAAGGTTGTCCAATCGGCAGTTTCCGCATCTACAGATCTGAACCCGAAAGACCTTCTAATAACAAATGGTAATGATTTAGAGAACATGAAGGTGGTAGGTAATGTTCTTGATTCGCTTTTCGAAAATGTGGAAATAGGGTTGGATGACTACTTCAAGGCTAGACGAAGCGGTAAAGTTACCACCGGctcctcttcaaatcagGATGGATATACCTATTTGGATGAGACTGATAGAAATTCAGCGCATTCATTGCCTGAAAAGATGCATTATTCTTCTGTTCCTAAACCACAACTGAAGTTCTTAGATAAGGTGAATAATTTCGAAATCCATCCATTTAAGCCTTTGATTACTGCTAAACCTAAGTCTGTGGTGccctttgaagaaagtatGAAGCTTATAACTGCTGCAGAAGACGATCCAGAGCATTATAATAACCCTTACGCCTATGAAATCATGAATATGGAGTACCCAGAATGGATCTTTTCCCCTATTGAGACTCCTTACATGTCTGTGCCATGGAAGGGAAGTTCGGCACCCACCTGGGTCGACGATCCAAGCCAGTTGGATGATTTGTTGACGGAATTGGTTAAATGTAAGGTGATAGGTGTGGATTTGGAGCATCACGATTATAGAACTTATCACGGTCTCACGTCATTGATGCAAATTTCTACGGACACAAAGAAGGACTACCTTATAGATCCTCTATCGCCTGCATTAAAGCCTTGTTTGAATAGGTTGAACGTCGTTTTTGCAGATCCTAAGATTATCAAAGTGTTCCATGGTGCATTCATGGATATGATTTGGTTACAGAGAGATTTAGGACTATATGTCGTCTCTTTATTTGATACCTACTGGGCTGCCAAAGAATTGGCACTAGGAAAATATTCGTTAGCGTTCTTACTTGAGAAGTATGTTCGTTTCAGAACATCGAAGAAGTGGCAATTGGCAGATTGGCGAATCAGACCATTGAGTCCCGAGATGATGAACTATGCTAAGGCAGATACCCATTTTCTTATTGAACTTTTTTGCAAAATTCAGGCTGATCTAGTGAACAAGCCTGGTGCCCTGCGAAGAGTGTTGTATGAGTCGCGTAAAGTGTCCAATAGAAGGTTCGAGTATTCTACCTACAAACCTTCGAATGCCACTAACAAAGGTGTGGTGTCCACCAACGGTTCAGTTCCTCTCAGACCTGAATATCAGGACCAACTTTTCAGTTTTAACTCGAATAGAGATGCGCCTTGGATAAACCTGATGCAGAATAATGGATTGCTAATGTCGAAAGGTCCAATTGTGGAAGCATTATACAAATGGAGAGATAATGAAGCCAGAACTGAAGACGAGTCGCAACGATTTGTTATGTCAGACTTTGTTTTGGCATCTTTGGCCAATGCTTTCAATCCGGAGACTATCGATCAAATTACAGAAACCAATGTTCTTACTGCTATCAATCGATCGGCTAGATTTGGATCAAGCTTATTTGTGAGAAAATACGTCAAAGAGCTCACAAAACTAATACGTGAAGTGATGAAGCAAGTTTTGAAGATGGACATAAAAGCATGGGATTTTACTACGGGTACCGATTCTCCGCAGATGGCTTCTAATTTGGTAGCCGATAAGGACGATGTATATGAGTCTATCAAGGATGCGGAGAGATTAGAGgaagagtttgaagatTTTTATTCACAATACAAGAAGGTAAATTTTGGAGGTGATGGCGGCGAGTCAAAAGGTCATGCCAAAtttgagaaggagaagttaTCCGATGTCTGGTCGGTCGAGTACGGGAAAAAGTGCAAATTTGTGAAAGGAACGGAGGTTAAGAAGCGTTTGCACAAGGCCATTGAGCATTTgaaagaatatgaagaacCAGTTCTTGAAGTAAAGGAAGatggaggagttgaaataGCTGATAATGTGAGCGATGTCGAGGAAGCTGTcgaggagaaggaggatgaaACGAACTCTTCCGATATTGACGAGATTATCACTTTACGTAAGCACAACAAAggaaagaacaagaaaCGAGTTGTGgaagttggtgaagaagtaATTGACcttaagaagaagataatggAGCCCTTACAGAGGCGCgatagaagaaagaaaaggggtaagaagagaagcttTGACCCCTACTCAGCATCCAGTTCACAGAACCCTGACATTGCACGCgttaagaagagaaagccCCGGGATATCGGTAAAAATGTGGTGTTTAAAAGATAGATAGAAAAATAGAACGATACAATTACATGAAATTAAGTAGATATAGTAGTAGCAGTCATTGCTCCTTTCCTTCCTTAAGGGACTCGGGTTGACCTCTCAAAAGAGTGAACGAAGAGGCCTGTAGTTTGTCTCTTCCATTGAGGAAATCTAGCTCCATAACAAATAGGAAACCCATCAAATTGGCATCACATGCAAGTACCAATCTACCTGCTGCTTCGGCAGAGCCTCCAGTAGCCAATATATC
This region of Brettanomyces nanus chromosome 2, complete sequence genomic DNA includes:
- a CDS encoding uncharacterized protein (BUSCO:EOG09340Y0R~EggNog:ENOG41) is translated as MRDSNNKSVSANKAAVSITSTLYDRRALDCTEDKPLVNSLNHLTFLASSSLKVREALSQDGGLERLIDILYECRNPQTDAEKCVFAWKWVLAFQSLVLVGTRGNEKLRRKVVEAGILPIIATILDNYLITRRMAWVSQFENGYRPDVYDGVPSVTVAGSENVGGVSTASDDSSSFGSHAFDYSNVTAATTTTATGTINTAAAAAMAANSVVPIVSQQSSSVPSDDVVINDEITDSQVNTVFRQVRSLLDQANQTILETEAEIGKHRCPKDECIEKCSKSQCKDLSEVDEKYRKVYKCLEFLKFLHRLNNADGLGLIGQELACEYQNLTADVVFGSQLATNKDISNLLKMDSTWTTELPFMKKFEEKLNQSVPREFENGILIPKEDDVIWSLQLLAFISKYTTLRYEMANTYIVNGLSLRNYSIPPPLESDTGTRSQDVIFDDCDYFEFVEPRPLDNPFLLFPDFSNEYESSKPSPQTVPESVSHALSPEYDKDHADLFKSYYQTLNESEKFMEASKLEKLALDISRFAHREYSKLRMRNRQVYRSQRQSYDKQWDYENSWDELATPAYASACIDNDIRPIKRLNIFPLVEKFTVRHLYSKDINYWSSVIVRNFNRKDENRGGRRQCAYFGCGKWESEPRQFAKCRRCKRAKYCSKECQSKAWAYHKYWCNAVCTGSSADSSSSQPQHATMIGNSNEHHRMHHRHNPMEQGIPPNDTATTLAPGVQVQQQGISDDVSSSSPPNVPNAPTFQHGFFQ
- a CDS encoding uncharacterized protein (BUSCO:EOG093415Q9), which codes for MSSNPLEKVAPKLVGLIRLSSALNAKDIDFYKSIDKGIKQHSEETNEEMITLLNKVVQSAVSASTDLNPKDLLITNGNDLENMKVVGNVLDSLFENVEIGLDDYFKARRSGKVTTGSSSNQDGYTYLDETDRNSAHSLPEKMHYSSVPKPQLKFLDKVNNFEIHPFKPLITAKPKSVVPFEESMKLITAAEDDPEHYNNPYAYEIMNMEYPEWIFSPIETPYMSVPWKGSSAPTWVDDPSQLDDLLTELVKCKVIGVDLEHHDYRTYHGLTSLMQISTDTKKDYLIDPLSPALKPCLNRLNVVFADPKIIKVFHGAFMDMIWLQRDLGLYVVSLFDTYWAAKELALGKYSLAFLLEKYVRFRTSKKWQLADWRIRPLSPEMMNYAKADTHFLIELFCKIQADLVNKPGALRRVLYESRKVSNRRFEYSTYKPSNATNKGVVSTNGSVPLRPEYQDQLFSFNSNRDAPWINLMQNNGLLMSKGPIVEALYKWRDNEARTEDESQRFVMSDFVLASLANAFNPETIDQITETNVLTAINRSARFGSSLFVRKYVKELTKLIREVMKQVLKMDIKAWDFTTGTDSPQMASNLVADKDDVYESIKDAERLEEEFEDFYSQYKKVNFGGDGGESKGHAKFEKEKLSDVWSVEYGKKCKFVKGTEVKKRLHKAIEHLKEYEEPVLEVKEDGGVEIADNVSDVEEAVEEKEDETNSSDIDEIITLRKHNKGKNKKRVVEVGEEVIDLKKKIMEPLQRRDRRKKRGKKRSFDPYSASSSQNPDIARVKKRKPRDIGKNVVFKR